The Oscarella lobularis chromosome 9, ooOscLobu1.1, whole genome shotgun sequence genome includes a window with the following:
- the LOC136191278 gene encoding serine/threonine-protein phosphatase 6 regulatory ankyrin repeat subunit B-like, which yields MDKEKLENACANGQVEIVTSLIDAGYLSDRNLKDGLLAACSNGHVKIAKLIINAGTDVSHSGAPLWVACSGGYLEVAEVLIEAGADVNKTDLLNGQGPLWKACYHGHAKIVKLLIKAGADVNKTDWDERGPLWVASSICDVEIAKMLIDAGADVNKTDKGDRGPLWEVSFNGHVELTKLLIKFKADVNKRDWCGRGPLYVACSNGHAEIATLLINAKADVYNTDWYRRGILWAAFSFGHLEVVKLLIDAGADVNITDMDGNGPLWDVCCKGDVKIAKLLIDAGANVNKTNLYRRGILWAASSLGNVEVVKLLIDAGANVNITDRDGRGPLWDVCCKGHVKIGKLLIDAGADVNKTDLYRRGNLWAASFFGQVEIVKLLIDAGADVNITDMDGRGHLWEVCCKGHIKIGKLLIDAGADVNAIDKVGRKLLLETCSSGYAGSDFNKTSGYAGSDFNKTEKDKTGILCSKGHLKLIKLLMDAGAHGKELLWKACSTGYVECVKLLIDAGVDVNNTNWNLQCGRGPLWIACSNGYFDIAELLIFAGANVNKTDAGERGPLWEACYNGYEKIAKLLIDADANVNKTDRHERGPLWTACSNGYFNIAELLIEAGANVNKTDRLERGPLWTACSNGHVELAKLLFDAGADAYKLDKKQNSVLHVFMKFRHRFSVAHLEFLKFILSKNLSLVGRRGEDNLLLHEFSCPNEVKQFLFKSWIKYRYYELYSQGTTKAKRIKICFIGDERAGKTTLIKTLQDIDWKKGGDDRRTASMEVSKAVIKSVGEIVFCDFAGQHHFHKTHNLFFSEFTTAFLLVVDLTKDYSELEKSSFYFCSFAKCSVGLTELTKAFVIVIGSRKDMLKNLENGEKKMRQLVASLRQTYGRWFKFYKNSFVLNCRERRSKTLDLLKQALGEVKARVIEISKDVPLIVEAAVTSFLPTLRHPFQKPSSLERFLPFFITGKTEATENIRQKTLSSLRKTSLLTSKKEEDCCTIRVVDACVFKQLLVDSIWPGLSDQVQDLLVEFLQGIGEIFAIGDKIILDPSWLCQNAIGPLLSPAESPDFPISLHCDSSGTATKEMIQCALEAFNNEKWENIDETISLLCHLEICYRLPIEPVQ from the exons ATGGATAAAGAGAAACTTGAAAACGCTTGTGCTAACGGTCAAGTGGAAATCGTGACATCATTAATCGATGCCGGA TACTTATCAGATAGAAATCTTAAGGATGGCTTGTTGGCAGCGTGTTCTAATGGTCACGTGAAAATTGCTAAACTAATAATCAATGCTGGAACGGATGTATCA CATAGTGGAGCACCTTTGTGGGTAGCGTGTTCTGGTGGCTACTTGGAAGTTGCCGAAGTATTAATCGAAGCGGGAGCGGATGTCAATAAGACAGACCTCCTG AATGGGCAAGGGCCTTTGTGGAAAGCGTGCTACCATGGTCACGCTAAAATTGTCAAACTATTAATCAAAgctggagcggatgtcaACAAGACGGACTGG GATGAAAGAGGGCCTTTGTGGGTAGCAAGTTCTATTTGTGATGTAGAAATTGCCAAAATGctaatcgacgctggagcagaCGTCAATAAGACAGACAAG GGTGATAGAGGACCTTTGTGGGAAGTTAGTTTCAATGGTCACGTGGAATTAACAAAACTTTTAATCAAGTTTAAAGCAGATGTCAACAAGAGAGACTGG TGTGGGAGAGGTCCCTTGTACGTAGCGTGTTCTAATGGACACGCAGAAATTGCCACACTATTAATCAACGCTAAAGCGGACGTCTATAATACGGACTGG tATCGAAGGGGAATTTTGTGGgcagcgttttcttttggtCACTTAGAAGTTGTCAAactattaatcgacgctggagctgATGTCAATATCACTGATATG GATGGAAATGGACCTTTGTGGGACGTGTGCTGCAAAGGTGACGTAAAAATTGCAAAACTACTAATCGACGCAGGAGCGAACGTCAATAAGACGAACTTG tATCGCAGAGGAATTTTGTGGGCTGCGTCTTCTCTTGGCAACGTAGAAGTTGTCAAactattaatcgacgctggagctAATGTCAATATCACTGACAGG GATGGAAGAGGACCTTTGTGGGATGTGTGCTGCAAAGGACACGTAAAAATTGGAAAACTACTAATCGACGCAGGAGCGGACGTCAATAAGACGGACTTG TATCGAAGAGGAAATTTGTGGGCAGCATCTTTTTTTGGCCAGGTAGAAATTGTCAAactattaatcgacgctggagctgATGTCAATATCACTGACATG GATGGAAGAGGACATTTGTGGGAAGTGTGCTGCAAAGGTCACATAAAAATTGGAAAACTActaatcgacgctggagcggatgtcaATGCGATAGATAAG GTTGGGAGAAAGCTTTTGTTGGAAACGTGTTCTAGTGGTTACGCTGGATCAGATTTTAATAAGACTAGTGGTTACGCTGGATCAGATTTTAATAAGACGGAGAAG GATAAAACAGGAATTTTGTGTTCCAAAGGTCACCTAAAACTTATCAAATTACTAATGGATGCTGGAGCACACGGAAAAGAACTTTTATGGAAAGCATGTTCGACCGGTTACGTAGAGTGTGTCAAACTGctaatcgacgctggagtcGATGTAAATAACACGAACTGG AATCTTCAGTGCGGAAGAGGGCCATTGTGGATTGCGTGCTCTAATGGTTACTTTGATATTGCTGAACTCCTAATCTTCGCTGGAGCAAATGTTAATAAGACAGACGCG GGCGAAAGAGGGCCATTGTGGGAAGCCTGCTATAATGGTTATGAGAAAATTGCAAAGTTATTAATTGACGCTGATGCAAATGTCAATAAGACAGACAGG CATGAACGAGGACCGTTATGGACGGCGTGTTCTAACGGTTACTTTAATATAGCTGAACTATTAATCGAAGCTGGAGCAAACGTCAATAAGACCGATAGG CTTGAACGGGGGCCGCTGTGGACAGCGTGTTCTAATGGTCACGTAGAACTTGCTAAACTGTTATTCGATGCTGGAGCCGATGCTTATAAATTAGACAAG AAGCAAAATTCTGTTTTACACGTCTTTATGAAATTTCGTCACAGGTTTTCTG TTGCGCATTtggaatttttgaaattcatTTTGTCGAAGAACCTAAGTCTTGTGGGCCGTCGCGGAGAG GATAATTTGCTACTTCACGAGTTTTCTTGTCCAAATGAAGTaaaacaatttctttttaaATCGTGG attAAATATCGGTACTACGAACTTTATTCTCAAGGCACAACAAAAGCAAAGCGAATCAAGATTTGCTTTATTGGGGACGAGAGAGCTGGTAAAACAACTTTAATCAAAACTCTGCAAGACATTGACTGGAAGAAAGGAGGCGACGATCGCCGGACTGCCAGCATGGAAGTATCAAAAGCAGTCATTAAATCGGTTGGCGAGATTGTTTTCTGCGATTTTGCTGGGCAGCATCACTTTCATAAAACGCAcaatctcttcttctccgagTTTACAACAGCTTTTCTCCTTGTTGTCGATTTAACAAAAGACTACAGCGAATTAGAGAAATCGAGCTTTTACTTTTGCTCATTTGCAAAATGCAGCGTTGGGCTCACAGAACTAACAAAAGCGTTTGTTATTGTAATAGGAAGCCGCAAAGATATGCTTaaaaatttggaaaatggagagaaaaaaatgcggCAACTGGTCGCAAGCCTCCGACAAACGTACGGTCGTTGGTTTAAATTTTacaaaaattcttttgttttgaatTGTCGTGAGCGAAGATCAAAAACGTTGGATCTACTGAAACAAGCTCTCGGGGAGGTCAAAGCGCGTGTAATAGAG atatcTAAAGATGTTCCGCTCATTGTTGAGGCGGCGGTGACATCATTTCTGCCTACGTTGCGACATCCCTTTCAGAAACCGTCTTCGTTAGAACGCTTCCTTCCGttttttattacaggaaaaacTGAAGCGACTGAAAATATACGTCAGAAAACGTTATCGTCTCTAAGGAAAACGTCGCTGCTAACTtccaagaaagaagag GACTGCTGTACCATTCGTGTGGTGGACGCGTGCGTTTTCAAACAGCTGCTTGTAGACAGCATATGGCCGGGTCTTTCAGATCAAGTTCAAGATTTGCTTGTTGAGTTCTTGCAAGGAATCGGCGAG ATTTTCGCTATTGGAGACAAAATTATTCTAGACCCTTCTTGGCTATGTCAGAATGCCATCGGCCCGCTGCTATCTCCTGCAGAGTCCCCTGATTTTCCTATTAGCCTTCATTGCGATTCCTCTGGAACAGCAACGAAAGAAATGATTCAGTGTGCTCTTGAAGCATTCAACAATGAAAAGTGGGAGAacatcgacgagacgatatCTCTATTGTGCCATTTGGAAATTTGTTATCGTCTTCCCATTGAACCAGTTCAATAG
- the LOC136191277 gene encoding uncharacterized protein, which yields MAQSASPEPRCDHESGLIGDELHLFGGRKGYKYYFPRNEIWTCNVREEKKWIRRFAEGKNIPPPCYGARCVVINGIMYSYGGWKEGGGYLGEVFGFDPKEMKWIQVATPVYRKKPWQRCYCCFWAIGGRIIMFGGGSVKIPPDRLQSGAQCDGYVNNEIYEFVLEEGGEKGYWLDVALSGKRPQPRCCSALETIDRHRGLLHGGGDSYKLLDDAFVMDLREKKWICIDFLPKPSARSSHGMCRLVKRGFERKNIFLMIGGYEKVHSDSGYAIDFDEQKSHKINLPPDFSPVWYHTLHCVANQDGSAHLILSGGQEREGEFSQMMKIFILGPSSESNTKIESLLPARSTLIPSPADRRSILDSQQQMESMRLESFQGIQVHNRYYTFVKTFRTQYETLQPQSYLQRRIESLSAYFQAEKGRFEAEKNEIWMQLQSQREAFQTLQKSLDESRSSLNQFVQVLSIPTEQIQLTRNKLGTGSYADVFLGFWHGMHVAVKKFHDLINTEETIPLFQSAVFAASRLHHPNIVRVCGAIMRPSLSFQIVSELLEGSVSEVINAAHSSGSYLSNYEQLSIAVDMTSAISYLHELHPRPYVHGDIRLTNALVTRNMTVKVAYFGSAHLLGDSLSSGPNSALYVAPERLPPTSESSAMPSDVYSLGVSLIEIFIGVGPIPEERNGQLSRIMNRGPLHSICSRMIEERDSRPTTLECLAILREELDNCLKCESSPKRRLVKGEFEEKKGGNRCHRVVLFEDRNVLPDPYLEKATIDSVFQIGNLHVPLNSISPLVSAELTPKGIDMTIAVNKCSLSIPPEAVEDPIVVSSCLLSDNEKYKSETGVALTDVVELLPHGTKLQKAATLKLKHNFALRKKHRIKVTLLYQSGTELKKVFKPLCVFTALNQVVSFRFGSATLVADKIIVRTRSFCWLCGENNGCCIKLSEMVFSPTDLSPSQFRQGFAVKLCICEASEEKEDKVIKRECKRTPHEVEMLEKREFSLCDCDISKDKGPPVLPLFAKINEFQPAAGWTVRGSYKVDFRKLRAIFKGDFLYEPYYFAIGLSDKSLGISDTVNVWFTLECKERIDLLATFRAKNPELSHPKRSLSHQECLGSPIESELDCVVTEEELNRLAPLLPDHWKNLARKLKVSVKHVETTHRNEPQEHPYRMLNEWRCSNGSDATVRLLCTALFDVGHRLAAEMVFPCASKRLLRKSTPSLSS from the exons ATGGCTCAATCGGCATCACCTGAGCCTCGATGTGACCACGAAAGTGGTTTGATAGGCGATGAATtgcatctcttcggtggAAGAAAGGGATACAAATATTATTTCCCCCGCAACGAAATCTGGACTTGTAATGTCcgagaggaaaagaaatggattcgccgtttcgccgaaggaaagaacattCCTCCACCTTGCTACGGAGCACGATGCGTGGTCATCAATGGGATCATGTATTCGTACGGGGGATGGAAGGAAGGCGGCGGTTATCTAGGAGAGGTGTTCGGTTTCGATCcaaaggaaatgaaatggATCCAAGTAGCTACGCCCGTCTATCGAAAGaaaccatggcaacgctGTTACTGCTGTTTTTGGGCCATTGGAGGGAGAATTATCATGTTTGGTGGAGGGAGCGTAAAAATTCCTCCGGATCGGCTCCAATCAGGAGCACAATGCGATGGGTATGTGAACAATGAGATTTATGAATTCGTATTAGAGGAGGGAGGTGAAAAAG GATATTGGTTGGATGTTGCCCTAAGTGGAAAAAGACCACAACCACGGTGCTGTAGTGCACTGGAAACGATTGATCGACATCGGGGATTACTTCATGGAGGAGGGGATAGTTATAAACTATTAGATGATGCATTTGTGATggatttgagagaaaag AAGTGGATTTGCATCGATTTCCTTCCAAAACCATCCGCTCGATCTTCTCACGGAATGTGTCGGCTAGTGAAAAGAGGattcgaaagaaagaatatCTTTCTAATGATCGGCGGCTATGAAAAAGTGCATTCAGACAGCGGGTAtgcaattgattttgatgaaCAAAAATCACACAAG ATTAATTTGCCCCCGGATTTTTCACCGGTTTGGTACCACACCCTTCACTGTGTAGCCAATCAAGACGGCTCTGCTCATCTCATTCTTTCTGGCGgtcaagaaagagaaggagaattcAGTCAAATGATGAAAATTTTTATACTTG GTCCCTCAAGCGAATCCAACACGAAAATCGAATCTCTCCTTCCAGCTAGATCTACATTAATTCCATCTCCAGCTGATCGAAGAAGCATTCTGGATAGTCAGCAACAAATGGAAAGCATGAG ATTGGAAAGTTTTCAAGGAATTCAAGTACATAATCGATACTACACGTTTGTGAAAACATTTAGAACACAATACGAAACTCTGCAACCTCAAAG CTATCTTCAAAGACGCATTGAAAGTCTAAG CGCCTATTTCCAAGCTGAGAAAGGAAgatttgaagcagaaaa AAATGAAATCTGGATGCAGCTTCAATCTCAACGTGAAGCGTTTCAGACTTTGCAGAAGTCACTTGACGAATCGCGAAGCAGCCTCAACCAATTTGTGCAAGTTCTAAGCATACCAACTGAACAAATTCAGCTCACTCGGAACAAGCTTGGAACAGGATCATACGCAG ACGTCTTTTTGGGGTTTTGGCACGGCAtgcacgtcgccgtcaagaAATTCCACGATCTTATCAACACCGAGGAAACGATTCCCCTATTTCAAAGTGCAGTTTTCGCGGCTAGTCGACTTCATCATCCCAACATCGTGCGAGTGTGCGGTGCTATAATGAGACCGAGTCTTTCctttcaaatcgtctccGAATTACTCGAGGGATCGGTCAGCGAAGTGATCAATGCCGCTCATTCATCCGGCTCCTATCTCTCTAATTACGAGCAGCTATCCATCGCAGtggatatgacgtcagctatTTCGTATCTCCATGAGCTCCATCCCCGTCCGTACGTTCACGGCGATATTCGTCTGACGAACGCGTTGGTCACGAGGAACATGACAGTGAAAGTCGCTTACTTTGGATCTGCCCACCTCTTGGGTGACTCTCTGTCTTCTGGCCCTAATAGTGCTCTATACGTTGCCCCGGAGAGACTGCCACCTACGTCAGAAAGCAGTGCGATGCCTAGTGACGTATATAGTCTGGGCGTTTCGCTGATTGAAATATTCATTGGTGTGGGACCGATTCCGGAGGAAAGAAATGGTCAGCTGAGCCGGATAATGAATCGAGGTCCATTGCACTCCATCTGCTCGAGAATGATTGAGGAAAGAGACAGTCGTCCTACGACTCTTGAATGCCTCGCGATTCTAAGAGAAGAGCTTGATAACTGCTTGAAGTGCGAGTCTTCGCCTAAAAGGAGATTGGTGAAAGGAGagtttgaagaaaaaaagggggGCAATCGTTGTCACAGGGTTGTTTTGTTTGAAGACCGCAACGTCTTGCCGGATCCATACTTGGAG AAGGCAACTATCGATTCGGTATTCCAGATTGGTAACTTGCATGTTCCACTCAATAGTATTTCTCCGTTGGTTAGCGCAGAATTGACTCCAAAGGGAATAGACATGACGATAGCGGTAAATAAATGTTCCTTGTCTATTCCTCCAGAAGCGGTCGAAGACCCCATTGTCGTGTCGTCCTGTCTCCTCAGTGACAATGAAAAGTACAAAAGCGAAACCGGAGTGGCGCTCACCGATGTCGTCGAGCTTTTACCGCACGGCACCAAGCTACAAAAGGCCGCCACTCTCAAATTAAAGCACAACTTTGCtttaagaaaaaaacaccGCATCAAAGTTACGTTACTTTATCAGAGCGGAACTGAGTTGAAGAAAGTATTCAAACCGCTGTGCGTTTTCACGGCACTGAATCAAGTTGTCTCTTTTCGATTCGGATCTGCTACTCTGGTCGCCGACAAGATAATCGTTAGGACAAGAAGTTTCTGTTGGCTTTGCGGAGAAAACAACGGCTGCTGCATTAAGCTTTCGGAAATGGTGTTTTCACCTACAGATTTGAGCCCGTCTCAATTTCGACAAGGCTTCGCGGTGAAGTTGTGCATCTGCGAAGCGagcgaggaaaaggaagataAAGTTATTAAACGAGAGTGCAAAAGAACACCTCACGAAGTCGAAATGCTAGAAAAACGAGAGTTCAGCCTTTGCGACTGTGACATTTCGAAAGACAAAGGTCCTCCTGTGCTTCCTCTATTCGCAAAAATTAACGAATTTCAGCCAGCGGCTGGATGGACCGTTCGGGGATCCTACAAAGTCGACTTTCGTAAACTTCGAGCAATTTTCAAAGGCGATTTTCTATATGAACCCTACTACTTTGCAATTGGCCTCAGTGATAAAAGTCTCGGCATTAGCGACACAGTGAATGTTTGGTTCACTCTTGAGTGCAAAGAGCGTATTGATCTTCTCGCTACTTTTAGGGCTAAGAAT CCTGAGCTCTCGCACCCAAAAAGAAGCCTGAGCCACCAAGAGTGCCTTGGCTCTCCAATTGAGAGTGAATTGGATTGTGTGGTAACAGAAGAGGAGCTAAACAGGTTGGCTCCTCTTTTGCCTGACCACTGGAAAAACTTGGCTCGTAAGTTAAAGGTGAGTGTGAAACACGTGGAAACGACTCATAGGAACGAACCCCAAGAACATCCCTACAGAATGCTCAACGAATGGAGATGTAGCAACGGATCTGATGCGACCGTGAGACTTCTTTGCACAGCCcttttcgacgtcggtcATAGATTAGCTGCAGAAATGGTTTTCCCATGCGCCTCTAAACGACTCTTACGTAAAAGTACTCCCTCTCTGTCCTCCTAG
- the LOC136191281 gene encoding ankyrin repeat domain-containing protein 50-like isoform X1: MDRRKDEFLCAISEGNISEVRRLVLIAAVQLSSTGFLPLQSACEKKNDDIALFLIENGAPISKEAFYYACTNKLFIVVAEMMTRSPQSGILALLHACENKHVVEAKRLIGAGVDVNMADKLGRLPLLYACETNTFEIVKQLLGAGAKVNKADKYGRFPLLTACEKGGAHIVKLLSDAGANVDKTDESGRFPLLAACERSDAKIVKLLFDAGADVDTADKSGRFSLLAACEKNDVKIVKLLIDAGAYVNKADTSGRFPLLAACEKSDVIIIKILIDAGAYVNKADKSGRFPFMAACENGDIESVKLLINAQADIKRTGEFGRSSLLAACKNDVRIVELLIDAGVDVNEADEYGRFPLLAACEKSDVDIVFALMISGAKVQKADEMGRFPLLAACDSEKTDVEIVELLIAFGAEVNGADKYERFPLLAACRKNDVETAKLLINAGADVRKTDKFGAFSLLAAYENSGVECVKLLINAGMDIRKEDNLIWRFPLLLAACQKCDTYFVQTLIEAGVDVNKETNDLYKKVPLLVACEKGDVEIVNMLIDAGAVVNKADVVSCCHSLSFCYRFNIRTANEFGVKYSMRQIFSIKRSFRVTFSSHRLLLYQFGYFRCYF, from the exons ATGGACCGACGAAAAGATGAATTCCTTTGTGCCATTAGTGAAGGAAATATCAGCGAAGTGCGTAGGCTCGTGCTAATCGCCGCTGTACAGCTCTCTTCGACGG GGTTTCTCCCACTTCAGTCTGCTtgtgagaagaagaacgatgacATCGCTCTCTTTTTGATAGAAAACGGGGCACCTATCAGCAAG GAGGCATTCTATTATGCGTGTACGAATAAACTCTTTattgtcgtcgccgaaatgaTGACTCGGAGCCCTCAG TCTGGGATTTTGGCACTTTTGCATGCTTGTGAGAATAAGCACGTCGTGGAAGCAAAAAGACTAATTGGCGCTGGCGTGGACGTCAATATGGCAGACAAG CTTGGCAGACTTCCTTTGTTGTATGCCTGTGAGACGAACACCTTCGAAATTGTCAAACAGCTTCTTGGCGCTGGAGCGAAAGTCAATAAGGCAGACAAG TATGGGAGGTTTCCTTTGTTGACCGCGTGTGAAAAAGGTGGCGCACATATTGTTAAACTACTGAGTGACGCTGGAGCGAATGTCGATAAAACCGACGAG AGCGGGAGATTTCCTTTGTTGGCTGCGTGTGAGAGAAGCGacgcaaaaatcgtcaaactACTTTTTGATGCTGGAGCGGATGTTGATACAGCCGACAAG AGCGGgagattttctcttttggcTGCGTGTGAGAAGAATGACGTAAAAATTGTTAAACTACTGATTGATGCCGGAGCGTATGTTAATAAAGCCGACACG AGCGGGAGATTTCCTTTGTTGGCTGCGTGTGAGAAAAGTGACGTGATAATCATTAAAATACTGATTGATGCTGGAGCGTATGTCAATAAAGCCGACAAG AGCGGGCGATTTCCTTTTATGGCTGCTTGCGAAAATGGTGACATAGAAAGTGTTAAACTCCTAATTAATGCTCAAGCGGATATCAAGAGGACAGGCGAG TTTGGAAGATCGTCTTTGTTAGCCGCATGCAAGAATGACGTAAGAATTGTTGAACTGCTTATTGACGCTGGAGTGGATGTCAATGAAGCAGACGAG TATGGAAGATTTCCTTTGTTGGCTGCGTGTGAGAAGAGTGACGTAGATATCGTTTTTGCGCTGATGATTTCTGGAGCGAAGGTCCAGAAAGCAGACGAG ATGGGAAGATTTCCTTTATTGGCTGCATGTGACTCTGAGAAAACCGACGTAGAAATTGTTGAATTACTAATTGCCTTTGGAGCGGAAGTCAATGGAGCAGACAAG TATGAGAGGTTTCCTTTGTTGGCTGCGTGTAGGAAGAATGACGTAGAGACTGCTAAATTACTGATTAacgctggagcggatgtcaGGAAGACGGACAAG TTTGgagcattttctttgttggCTGCGTATGAAAACAGTGGCGTGGAATGTGTTAAATTACTAATAAATGCTGGAATGGATATCAGAAAGGAAGACAAC TTGATCTGGAGATTTCCTTTGTTGTTGGCTGCGTGTCAGAAATGTGACACATACTTTGTTCAAACACTGATCGAAGCTGGAGTGGATGTCAATAAAGAAACCAACGATTTATATAA GAAAGTTCCTTTGTTGGTAGCTTGTGAAAAGGgtgacgttgaaattgtTAACATGCTGATTGACGCAGGAGCAGTTGTGAATAAGGCAGATGTAGTAAGTTGTTGCCATTCATTGAGTTTTTGTTACCGTTTTAATATCAGAACGGCAAATGAATTTGGCGTAAAGTACTCTATGCGACagattttttcaataaaacGAAGTTTtagggtgactttttcttcgcaccgcttgcttctgtaccagtttgggtattttcgttgctatttttag
- the LOC136191281 gene encoding ankyrin repeat domain-containing protein 50-like isoform X2, with amino-acid sequence MDRRKDEFLCAISEGNISEVRRLVLIAAVQLSSTGFLPLQSACEKKNDDIALFLIENGAPISKEAFYYACTNKLFIVVAEMMTRSPQSGILALLHACENKHVVEAKRLIGAGVDVNMADKLGRLPLLYACETNTFEIVKQLLGAGAKVNKADKYGRFPLLTACEKGGAHIVKLLSDAGANVDKTDESGRFPLLAACERSDAKIVKLLFDAGADVDTADKSGRFSLLAACEKNDVKIVKLLIDAGAYVNKADTSGRFPLLAACEKSDVIIIKILIDAGAYVNKADKSGRFPFMAACENGDIESVKLLINAQADIKRTGEFGRSSLLAACKNDVRIVELLIDAGVDVNEADEYGRFPLLAACEKSDVDIVFALMISGAKVQKADEMGRFPLLAACDSEKTDVEIVELLIAFGAEVNGADKYERFPLLAACRKNDVETAKLLINAGADVRKTDKFGAFSLLAAYENSGVECVKLLINAGMDIRKEDNLIWRFPLLLAACQKCDTYFVQTLIEAGVDVNKETNDLYKKVPLLVACEKGDVEIVNMLIDAGAVVNKADVNGK; translated from the exons ATGGACCGACGAAAAGATGAATTCCTTTGTGCCATTAGTGAAGGAAATATCAGCGAAGTGCGTAGGCTCGTGCTAATCGCCGCTGTACAGCTCTCTTCGACGG GGTTTCTCCCACTTCAGTCTGCTtgtgagaagaagaacgatgacATCGCTCTCTTTTTGATAGAAAACGGGGCACCTATCAGCAAG GAGGCATTCTATTATGCGTGTACGAATAAACTCTTTattgtcgtcgccgaaatgaTGACTCGGAGCCCTCAG TCTGGGATTTTGGCACTTTTGCATGCTTGTGAGAATAAGCACGTCGTGGAAGCAAAAAGACTAATTGGCGCTGGCGTGGACGTCAATATGGCAGACAAG CTTGGCAGACTTCCTTTGTTGTATGCCTGTGAGACGAACACCTTCGAAATTGTCAAACAGCTTCTTGGCGCTGGAGCGAAAGTCAATAAGGCAGACAAG TATGGGAGGTTTCCTTTGTTGACCGCGTGTGAAAAAGGTGGCGCACATATTGTTAAACTACTGAGTGACGCTGGAGCGAATGTCGATAAAACCGACGAG AGCGGGAGATTTCCTTTGTTGGCTGCGTGTGAGAGAAGCGacgcaaaaatcgtcaaactACTTTTTGATGCTGGAGCGGATGTTGATACAGCCGACAAG AGCGGgagattttctcttttggcTGCGTGTGAGAAGAATGACGTAAAAATTGTTAAACTACTGATTGATGCCGGAGCGTATGTTAATAAAGCCGACACG AGCGGGAGATTTCCTTTGTTGGCTGCGTGTGAGAAAAGTGACGTGATAATCATTAAAATACTGATTGATGCTGGAGCGTATGTCAATAAAGCCGACAAG AGCGGGCGATTTCCTTTTATGGCTGCTTGCGAAAATGGTGACATAGAAAGTGTTAAACTCCTAATTAATGCTCAAGCGGATATCAAGAGGACAGGCGAG TTTGGAAGATCGTCTTTGTTAGCCGCATGCAAGAATGACGTAAGAATTGTTGAACTGCTTATTGACGCTGGAGTGGATGTCAATGAAGCAGACGAG TATGGAAGATTTCCTTTGTTGGCTGCGTGTGAGAAGAGTGACGTAGATATCGTTTTTGCGCTGATGATTTCTGGAGCGAAGGTCCAGAAAGCAGACGAG ATGGGAAGATTTCCTTTATTGGCTGCATGTGACTCTGAGAAAACCGACGTAGAAATTGTTGAATTACTAATTGCCTTTGGAGCGGAAGTCAATGGAGCAGACAAG TATGAGAGGTTTCCTTTGTTGGCTGCGTGTAGGAAGAATGACGTAGAGACTGCTAAATTACTGATTAacgctggagcggatgtcaGGAAGACGGACAAG TTTGgagcattttctttgttggCTGCGTATGAAAACAGTGGCGTGGAATGTGTTAAATTACTAATAAATGCTGGAATGGATATCAGAAAGGAAGACAAC TTGATCTGGAGATTTCCTTTGTTGTTGGCTGCGTGTCAGAAATGTGACACATACTTTGTTCAAACACTGATCGAAGCTGGAGTGGATGTCAATAAAGAAACCAACGATTTATATAA GAAAGTTCCTTTGTTGGTAGCTTGTGAAAAGGgtgacgttgaaattgtTAACATGCTGATTGACGCAGGAGCAGTTGTGAATAAGGCAGATGTA AACGGCAAATGA